One window of Nocardia sp. NBC_00508 genomic DNA carries:
- a CDS encoding sensor histidine kinase, giving the protein MRQTGVHSLDMLGYLLLLAGPVALIWRRAQPVPVLFVVLAVCLAYFVRGYGYGPIFVSLVVAFLTAASSGSRWWTYPLVPLGYLTLVWPVPAPLGRPANLWQIFALMAWLAVLLSVAEGIRQRKAVLVARRQRAEAARRDEQAQRERQASDERLAIARELHDVLAHSLSMINVQSSVALEILDKRPEQAQTALTAIKAASRDALADVHALLHTIRSGTVAASGDQPADDAPASTDEDNDRRRRRSSRTGRNLSAAEGASSDSDSRAHATANTDAAGPPPAPRAPAPSISDLDELLQLPRATGLTVDTRVLGTAQQLPSVMDAAAVRIIQESLTNVLRHAPGADATVTVRYTSDSVDITVDNTRPTSAPSRSGSGGNGIIGMRERAHALGGALTAGPRPSGGFRVAARLPTRTPDPGAAEPNATSPGTTPTGATPGTITPSKAATSTPDQEAAGLTTATSGTTPNSTTPSMTAPKEPGTAAPHGPQDEPAERPSTSAGRVKH; this is encoded by the coding sequence ATGCGGCAGACGGGGGTGCACTCCCTCGATATGCTCGGGTATCTGCTGCTGCTCGCCGGGCCGGTGGCGCTCATCTGGCGGCGGGCGCAGCCGGTGCCGGTGCTGTTCGTCGTCCTGGCCGTATGCCTGGCGTATTTCGTGCGCGGCTACGGATACGGGCCGATCTTCGTCTCGCTGGTCGTCGCCTTTCTGACCGCCGCGAGCAGCGGATCTCGTTGGTGGACTTACCCGCTCGTCCCGCTCGGCTATCTCACCCTGGTCTGGCCGGTGCCCGCGCCGCTCGGCCGGCCCGCCAACCTGTGGCAGATCTTCGCGCTGATGGCTTGGCTGGCCGTGCTGCTGTCGGTAGCCGAAGGGATCAGGCAGCGCAAGGCCGTGCTCGTCGCGCGCCGACAGCGCGCCGAGGCCGCGCGCCGGGACGAGCAAGCGCAGCGCGAGCGGCAAGCCAGCGACGAGCGCCTGGCCATCGCCCGCGAATTGCACGATGTGCTGGCGCACAGCCTGTCGATGATCAACGTGCAGTCCTCGGTGGCGCTGGAGATACTCGACAAGCGACCCGAGCAGGCGCAGACCGCGCTGACCGCGATCAAGGCCGCTAGCCGCGACGCACTGGCCGATGTGCACGCGCTGCTGCACACGATCCGCTCCGGAACGGTCGCAGCGTCCGGGGACCAACCGGCCGACGACGCCCCCGCGAGCACGGACGAGGACAACGACCGTCGGCGCCGCCGTAGCTCGCGAACCGGCCGCAACCTGTCTGCCGCCGAGGGTGCTTCGAGCGACAGCGACAGTCGCGCACACGCCACGGCGAACACCGATGCCGCCGGGCCACCGCCCGCCCCCCGCGCTCCCGCACCGAGCATCAGCGACTTGGACGAGCTGTTGCAGCTCCCGCGCGCGACCGGCTTGACGGTCGACACCCGAGTGCTCGGCACCGCCCAGCAGTTGCCCAGCGTCATGGACGCGGCGGCGGTGCGGATCATCCAGGAATCGTTGACCAACGTGCTCCGGCACGCGCCCGGCGCCGACGCCACGGTGACCGTGCGCTACACGTCGGACTCGGTCGACATCACCGTCGACAACACGCGCCCGACCAGCGCCCCATCCCGTTCCGGCAGCGGCGGCAACGGCATCATCGGCATGCGCGAGCGGGCGCACGCACTCGGCGGCGCGCTCACGGCAGGCCCCCGTCCCAGCGGCGGATTCCGGGTCGCGGCACGGCTGCCCACCCGGACACCCGACCCAGGAGCGGCCGAACCGAATGCGACATCCCCGGGTACAACGCCGACCGGCGCCACACCGGGCACGATCACCCCGAGCAAAGCGGCAACGAGCACGCCCGATCAGGAAGCGGCTGGACTCACTACGGCGACATCGGGGACGACACCGAACAGCACCACACCGAGCATGACCGCTCCGAAAGAGCCGGGTACGGCCGCACCTCATGGTCCGCAGGACGAGCCCGCCGAGCGGCCGAGCACATCCGCCGGACGAGTGAAGCACTAG
- a CDS encoding DMT family transporter translates to MNWVVLGIAGLVEIVWSQSIKPTENFTRLVPTLICFALGVTAVYLLSRAMQTLPVGTAYAVFTGIGALGAIVLGIVLHKDPFSAGRILALALILGGIVLARITNPE, encoded by the coding sequence ATGAACTGGGTAGTCCTCGGCATCGCCGGGCTGGTAGAGATCGTCTGGTCGCAGAGCATCAAACCGACCGAGAACTTCACCAGACTCGTGCCCACGCTGATCTGCTTCGCGCTCGGCGTCACCGCGGTGTACCTGCTGTCCCGCGCTATGCAGACGCTACCGGTGGGGACCGCCTACGCGGTGTTCACCGGCATCGGGGCGCTCGGCGCGATCGTCCTCGGCATCGTCCTGCACAAGGACCCGTTCAGCGCGGGGCGCATACTCGCGCTCGCGTTGATCCTCGGCGGCATCGTGCTGGCCCGGATTACGAACCCGGAGTGA
- a CDS encoding ABC transporter permease, translating to MNRLVLRDLVASTKAEMLRLRKWPAFWILLGTWILLNLTFAYLFNYLAYTSGESGRMSNGLPRQALLQQMLPVAVPEVFTQGMAMFGGALMLILGALTVGSGYGWGTWKTVFTQRPSRVSTVAAVVVSLAVVVVGLVCVAFVADIAIAGLVAVSESQPLTPPSLDRALLGILTGIVILGMWTLAGALIGAIARGPALAVGLGLVWVLVVENLLRGVAGIFPPIEVITDHLPGTAAGSLAGAMRTVDGPATPGVLEVLSRNESLVVLVSYLVLFAGGTIWLMRGRDLV from the coding sequence ATGAACCGGTTGGTGCTGCGTGATCTGGTGGCGAGCACGAAAGCGGAAATGCTGCGGCTGCGCAAGTGGCCCGCGTTCTGGATACTCCTGGGCACGTGGATTCTGCTGAATCTCACGTTCGCATACCTGTTCAACTACTTGGCGTATACCTCGGGCGAATCCGGCCGAATGTCCAATGGGCTGCCTCGCCAGGCGCTGCTGCAGCAGATGTTGCCCGTCGCGGTCCCCGAAGTGTTCACGCAGGGGATGGCGATGTTCGGCGGCGCGCTGATGCTCATCCTCGGCGCGCTGACCGTCGGCAGCGGATATGGCTGGGGGACCTGGAAAACCGTGTTCACACAGCGCCCTTCGCGGGTGTCCACGGTCGCCGCGGTAGTGGTGAGTCTCGCGGTCGTGGTGGTGGGGCTGGTGTGCGTGGCGTTCGTTGCGGATATCGCGATCGCCGGACTGGTCGCGGTATCGGAGTCACAGCCGCTCACGCCGCCTTCGCTGGACCGGGCGCTGCTCGGAATCCTCACCGGAATAGTGATTCTGGGAATGTGGACGCTGGCGGGTGCGCTCATCGGCGCGATCGCTCGTGGTCCCGCGCTCGCCGTCGGGCTCGGCTTGGTCTGGGTGCTCGTGGTGGAGAACCTGCTGCGCGGCGTGGCGGGCATTTTCCCGCCGATCGAGGTCATCACCGATCATCTACCCGGCACGGCGGCGGGGTCGCTGGCCGGGGCGATGCGCACGGTCGACGGACCGGCTACGCCGGGTGTGCTCGAAGTGCTTTCGCGAAACGAATCTCTGGTCGTGCTGGTGAGCTACCTGGTGCTTTTCGCGGGTGGCACGATCTGGCTGATGCGCGGACGCGATCTGGTGTGA
- a CDS encoding ABC transporter ATP-binding protein, with amino-acid sequence MTDSIVVTRGLTKRYGDHTAVSGVSMSVASGEIYGFLGPNGAGKTTTLRMLVGLIRPSAGAATVAGRSPGDPAVVRRIGVLIEGPGFYPYLSGRDNLRVLAKYRGLGRTEVADALHRIGLASRADDKFRTYSLGMKQRLGVGAALLGSPDLLILDEPTNGLDPAGMAEMRELITDLAAEGHTVLLSSHMLSEVQEICDRVGVISHGTLLAEATVAELRGASSLLLRAEPLEVALPVVRRLVGERSALPTASGIRIESDAVSAPAVARAVVASGADLLELRVDEKSLEEVFFEMTRLEAVR; translated from the coding sequence ATGACAGATTCGATCGTGGTCACCCGAGGGTTGACCAAACGCTACGGCGACCACACCGCGGTCTCCGGTGTCAGCATGAGCGTCGCGTCGGGCGAGATCTACGGGTTCCTCGGCCCGAACGGCGCGGGCAAGACCACCACGCTGCGCATGCTGGTCGGGCTGATCCGTCCCAGCGCGGGCGCGGCCACGGTGGCGGGGCGCAGTCCGGGTGATCCGGCGGTGGTCCGCCGGATCGGTGTACTCATCGAGGGCCCCGGTTTCTATCCCTACCTCTCCGGCCGGGACAACCTGCGGGTCCTGGCGAAGTACCGCGGACTCGGCCGAACCGAAGTGGCGGATGCACTACACCGGATCGGCCTGGCGTCCCGCGCCGACGACAAATTCCGCACCTACTCGCTGGGCATGAAACAGCGGCTCGGTGTGGGCGCCGCGCTGCTGGGCAGTCCTGATCTGCTCATCCTGGACGAGCCGACCAACGGCCTGGATCCGGCGGGTATGGCCGAAATGCGGGAGCTGATCACGGATCTGGCCGCCGAGGGCCACACTGTGCTGCTGTCCAGCCACATGCTCAGCGAGGTGCAGGAGATCTGCGACCGCGTCGGCGTGATCTCGCACGGCACGCTGCTCGCCGAAGCGACGGTCGCGGAGTTGCGCGGGGCCTCGTCGCTGCTGCTGCGGGCCGAGCCGCTGGAGGTGGCGTTGCCCGTAGTGCGTCGGCTGGTCGGCGAGCGTTCGGCGTTACCGACCGCGAGCGGTATCAGGATCGAGTCGGACGCCGTCTCCGCGCCCGCGGTGGCGCGTGCCGTTGTGGCGTCGGGCGCGGATCTGCTGGAACTGCGGGTCGACGAGAAATCCCTGGAGGAAGTGTTCTTCGAGATGACACGACTGGAGGCGGTGCGATGA
- a CDS encoding CbtA family protein produces the protein MPLIGSLGTLLLRGLLAGLIAGLLAATVGYFVGEPKVDAAIAIEEAGSAAEHTHGEPAEPSGGHSHGDEEEPLVSRTGQKFGQFLALGLAGLALGAIYASVAHVARRYTTLSGPRLALALGAAGWAAIVAVPFFKYPANPPAVGDPETIDERTLLWLAAVLLGIVAVGAAVAVFTVLRAQLSTVRLIGGVAAFVLVTGLGYILLPGVNEVNADFPASLLWEFRVASLAETATLWVCLALGFAALTEFATRTDTPVRVTAATAD, from the coding sequence GTGCCACTGATCGGTTCACTCGGAACACTGCTGCTACGCGGCCTGCTGGCCGGTCTCATCGCCGGGCTGCTGGCCGCGACGGTCGGTTACTTCGTCGGCGAACCCAAGGTGGACGCCGCGATCGCCATCGAAGAAGCGGGCTCCGCCGCCGAACACACGCACGGCGAACCCGCCGAACCGTCGGGCGGGCATTCGCACGGCGACGAGGAAGAACCACTGGTGAGCCGCACCGGCCAGAAGTTCGGGCAGTTCCTCGCGCTCGGGCTGGCCGGGCTCGCGCTCGGCGCCATCTACGCCTCGGTCGCGCATGTCGCGCGGCGCTACACCACGCTGTCCGGGCCGCGGCTCGCGCTGGCGCTGGGCGCGGCGGGCTGGGCCGCGATCGTCGCGGTGCCGTTCTTCAAGTACCCGGCCAATCCGCCCGCGGTGGGTGATCCCGAAACCATCGACGAGCGCACCCTGCTGTGGCTGGCGGCGGTGCTGCTCGGCATCGTGGCGGTCGGCGCCGCGGTGGCGGTGTTCACCGTGTTGCGTGCACAACTGTCCACGGTCCGGCTGATCGGCGGTGTGGCCGCGTTCGTCTTGGTGACCGGGCTCGGCTACATCCTGCTGCCCGGTGTGAACGAGGTGAATGCGGATTTCCCGGCCAGCCTGCTGTGGGAGTTCCGGGTGGCGTCACTGGCCGAGACCGCGACGCTGTGGGTGTGCCTGGCCCTGGGCTTCGCGGCACTCACCGAATTCGCGACGCGAACCGATACTCCGGTACGGGTAACGGCCGCTACCGCGGACTGA
- a CDS encoding FMN-dependent NADH-azoreductase: MTTLLHLDATARRRSISRELSAAFADAWRERHPEGGYRYRDLAADPVPFIGEAWTELCAAVLALPRTDPERLGELVRTSAQAAAWEIVAPLLTELLAADVVLIGTPMYNYSIPASLKAWLDQVTFPRMSLGHRRFVVTSARGGAYSPGAPKAAYDYQERFLRDFFAGHFAVIDTVFVHAELANSREDPALADRRAEHDESYARALVTARDLAAEY; this comes from the coding sequence ATGACCACCCTGTTGCACCTCGATGCCACCGCCCGGCGGCGGTCGATCAGCCGGGAGTTGAGCGCCGCGTTCGCCGATGCCTGGCGCGAGCGACACCCGGAGGGCGGCTACCGCTACCGTGATCTCGCGGCCGACCCCGTGCCCTTCATCGGAGAGGCGTGGACCGAATTGTGTGCCGCGGTGCTGGCCCTGCCACGCACGGATCCGGAGCGGCTCGGCGAATTGGTCCGCACCTCCGCGCAGGCCGCCGCGTGGGAGATCGTCGCGCCGCTGCTCACCGAACTGCTGGCGGCGGACGTCGTCCTGATCGGGACGCCGATGTACAACTATTCGATCCCGGCCTCGCTCAAAGCGTGGCTGGATCAGGTGACCTTCCCGCGAATGTCGTTGGGACACCGGCGCTTCGTCGTGACGTCGGCACGCGGCGGCGCATACTCGCCCGGCGCGCCCAAAGCAGCCTATGACTATCAGGAACGTTTTCTGCGCGATTTCTTCGCAGGCCATTTCGCCGTCATCGACACGGTTTTCGTCCACGCGGAACTAGCCAATTCCCGCGAGGATCCGGCACTCGCGGATCGGCGGGCCGAGCACGACGAGTCCTACGCCCGGGCGCTGGTGACAGCGCGCGATCTGGCCGCGGAGTACTGA
- a CDS encoding TetR/AcrR family transcriptional regulator, giving the protein MEPRSDLLAGTGSGRQAGPHERADAARNRAKVLTAAAELFATRDPRAVTMDDIAKAAGVGRGTLYRRYPDTNSIAVALLDEHERALQEKLLAGPPPLGPGASPAERLAAFYAAMVELLDAHAHLVLGAEIGGARFATGAYGFWYAHVRALLVAAEIREPDAMVDPLLALLAAEVYRKQRERGLDSEQITDALRTIAEAVLGDAQPAKRE; this is encoded by the coding sequence ATGGAACCCCGATCCGATCTGCTCGCCGGCACCGGCTCCGGCCGGCAGGCAGGCCCGCACGAACGCGCGGACGCGGCACGCAACCGGGCCAAAGTGCTGACGGCGGCGGCCGAACTGTTCGCCACCCGGGACCCACGCGCGGTGACGATGGACGACATAGCGAAGGCTGCGGGCGTTGGGCGCGGCACCCTGTATCGCCGCTATCCGGATACCAACTCGATCGCCGTTGCCCTGCTCGACGAGCACGAGCGCGCCCTACAGGAGAAATTGCTCGCCGGACCTCCCCCGCTCGGCCCCGGAGCATCACCGGCAGAGCGACTGGCCGCGTTCTACGCCGCGATGGTCGAATTGCTGGACGCGCACGCGCATCTGGTGCTCGGCGCGGAAATCGGCGGAGCACGGTTCGCGACCGGCGCGTACGGGTTCTGGTACGCGCATGTGCGAGCGCTATTGGTGGCGGCGGAAATTCGCGAGCCGGACGCTATGGTCGACCCACTGCTCGCGCTGCTGGCAGCGGAGGTCTATCGAAAGCAGCGCGAGCGCGGGCTCGACTCCGAACAGATCACCGACGCGCTCCGCACCATCGCGGAAGCTGTGCTCGGTGATGCGCAACCGGCGAAGCGAGAGTGA
- the mhuD gene encoding mycobilin-forming heme oxygenase MhuD, with product MAVVKINAIEVPEGAGPELEKRFAHRAHAVENSPGFLGFQLLRPVAGENRYFVVTQWDSEESFAAWRDGPAREAHAGERQKPVATGASLLEFEVVLDVAGKPAN from the coding sequence ATGGCTGTTGTGAAGATCAACGCGATCGAGGTTCCCGAGGGCGCGGGCCCCGAGCTGGAGAAGCGATTCGCCCACCGTGCGCACGCGGTCGAGAACTCGCCCGGCTTCCTCGGCTTCCAGTTGCTGCGCCCCGTCGCCGGAGAGAACCGGTATTTCGTTGTCACCCAGTGGGATTCAGAAGAGTCCTTCGCCGCCTGGCGGGACGGGCCCGCACGCGAAGCGCATGCGGGCGAGCGCCAGAAGCCGGTCGCGACCGGGGCTTCGCTGCTCGAGTTCGAAGTCGTCCTCGACGTCGCGGGGAAGCCCGCGAACTGA
- a CDS encoding response regulator transcription factor encodes MHDHDGAQAGGAAGQASIQVLVADDQALVRGGFVALLEAQDGIEVVGEADNGEQAVRMTRSLHPDVVLMDIRMPILDGLAATRMIAEDAKLAEVRVVVLTTFELDEYVFEAMRSGATGFLVKHTEPADLVRAVRVVAAGDALLSPGVTRRLIAEFSARAKTPPPATLAELTEREREVMALVAEGLTNAEIGERLFMSPATARTHVSRILTKLNARDRTQLVVMAYESGLVRPGWQ; translated from the coding sequence ATGCATGACCACGACGGCGCGCAGGCCGGTGGCGCAGCCGGGCAGGCGAGCATCCAGGTCTTGGTGGCCGACGACCAGGCGCTGGTGCGCGGCGGTTTCGTCGCACTGCTGGAGGCCCAGGACGGTATCGAGGTGGTCGGCGAGGCGGACAACGGTGAGCAGGCGGTGCGCATGACCCGCAGCCTTCACCCGGACGTGGTGCTGATGGACATCCGCATGCCGATCCTGGACGGCCTGGCCGCCACTCGCATGATCGCCGAGGACGCGAAACTCGCCGAGGTGCGAGTGGTCGTGCTGACCACCTTCGAGCTCGACGAGTACGTCTTCGAGGCGATGCGCTCCGGGGCGACGGGATTTCTCGTCAAACACACCGAGCCGGCCGATCTGGTGCGCGCCGTTCGCGTCGTCGCGGCCGGCGATGCCCTGCTGTCCCCCGGCGTCACCCGCAGGCTGATCGCGGAGTTCTCCGCGCGCGCGAAGACGCCACCGCCCGCGACCCTCGCCGAACTCACCGAGCGCGAGCGCGAGGTGATGGCCCTGGTCGCCGAGGGCCTCACCAACGCCGAAATCGGCGAACGTCTCTTCATGAGCCCCGCCACGGCACGCACCCACGTCAGCCGTATCCTCACCAAACTGAACGCAAGAGACCGAACCCAACTCGTGGTCATGGCCTACGAATCCGGCCTGGTCCGCCCAGGCTGGCAATAG
- a CDS encoding OsmC family peroxiredoxin yields the protein MPTRTARTAWTGTLQEGSGQVELASSGVGKYDVSFPKRSAEEADGTTSPEELIAAAHSSCYAMALSAQIGNAGGAPESLDVTADVTLGPDPAGGFRITGIKLTVRGRVSGIDADGFQAAAEAAKAGCPVSKALAGVDHITLDAALA from the coding sequence ATGCCCACACGTACCGCGCGTACCGCCTGGACCGGCACCCTGCAGGAGGGTTCGGGACAGGTCGAGCTGGCCAGTTCGGGGGTCGGCAAGTACGACGTGTCGTTCCCCAAGCGTTCCGCCGAGGAGGCCGACGGCACCACCAGCCCGGAGGAACTGATCGCGGCCGCGCATTCCTCCTGCTACGCGATGGCGCTCTCGGCGCAGATCGGCAACGCGGGCGGTGCGCCGGAGAGCCTGGACGTCACCGCCGACGTGACCCTCGGCCCCGACCCGGCGGGCGGCTTCCGGATCACCGGAATCAAGCTGACCGTCCGCGGTCGCGTCTCCGGCATCGACGCCGACGGCTTCCAGGCCGCCGCCGAGGCCGCCAAGGCGGGCTGCCCGGTCAGCAAAGCACTGGCGGGCGTCGACCACATCACCCTCGACGCGGCCCTCGCGTAG
- a CDS encoding CbtB domain-containing protein: MAIAHSPSRATDSLATVLVTVGVVLLALLTLYLVGFDQGAISRSGMYLHELMHDGRHLLGLPCH, translated from the coding sequence ATGGCTATCGCGCATTCACCCAGCCGGGCAACCGATTCCCTGGCCACCGTGCTCGTCACGGTTGGTGTCGTTCTTCTCGCACTACTCACCCTCTACCTGGTCGGATTCGATCAGGGCGCCATCTCGCGCAGCGGGATGTACCTGCACGAGTTGATGCACGACGGACGCCACCTGCTAGGGCTCCCGTGCCACTGA